The bacterium nucleotide sequence CCGCCACGAGATGGGAAACGCCCTCAACACGCTGAAAACCACGCTTTCCGTCCTCTGGAAGAACTACCTGAACTTCGACCCCGAAAAGAGGGAAACCTATTTCATACGCTGCCTGGACACCTTCAAGGTGGCCGAGCGGCTGCTCGGCGTGCTGAAGGAGTACCAGAAGTTCGACAAGCTGGAGCTCAACCCGATCTACCTGGACCGGTTCCTCCAGGAGAAATCAGGCCTGTTCGTGGACCTGGCGCGTCACTCCGACGTGGACTGCGAGGTGGACATGTCCTTCTCCGACGTGCGGATCAACGTGGACAGGGACGCCCTGATCCAGGTTCTCTTGAACGTCGTGGACAATGCCATAGCCGCCACCCGCAACGCGAAAAACCCCCTCGTCTCCATCGGTTGCCGGCCGCTGTACATGCGCCCGAAGGGGAACGACTGGGCCGTCATCACCGTGGCCGACAACGGGCGCGGGATTCCGGAAGACGAGCTGACGAAGGTCTTCACCCCGCTCTTCACCACCAAACCGGAGGGGTCGGGCCTGGGGATGGCCATCGTCCAGAAGAGGATGATGCAGATGGGCGGCGAGGCGAAGATCCAGAGCAAACCCAACCAGGGGACGACCGTGGAGCTGTGGCTCCCCCTCTACTCGGGGGAGAAGGCCACGAAGCTCCCCGTTTGACGTTTATCAATCCAACATCGGTCCCCCGGGACCGCGTTTGAGGTGGCACGATGAAGCTGCGCCCAAAAGTTCTTCTCGTTGACGACGATTTAGGTTTCTGCGAAACGGCCTGCGACGGTCTTCTGCAAGAAGGCTACGACGCCCGCTTCGCCAACACGGGGAGCGAGGGGGTTGAGCTATTCAACACCTGGCACCCCGACGTCGTTCTCCTGGACCAGATTCTGCCCGACACGAACGGGCTGGAGCTCTCCCGCCAGTTCATCCAAACCGACCCCGGGGTGAAGATCATCTTCATCACGGCGTACGGCTCCATCTCCGACGCCGTCGAGGCGGTGAAGACCGGGGCCTACGACTACCTGACCAAGCCGCTGGAGATGGAGGAATTCTACCTCTCCGTGGCAAAGGCCTTCGAGCTCATCGAGCTGGAACGGCAGCAGCAGATACGCAGCTTCCAACTCTCCCACACTCCCGCCAACGATCAACTCACGGGCAACTCGCCCGCCCTGCGGCGCATTGACCGCCTGGTTTCCCTGGCCGCCCAAAGCGATTCCACCCTTTTAATCACCGGCGAGACCGGGGTGGGGAAAGGGGTGGTGGCGCGGGCCATCCACCGCTTGAGCGACCGCGGCGAGGAGCTGCTCACGCTCAACTGCTCGGCGATTCCCGAGACCCTCATCGAGAGTGAGCTCTTCGGCCACGAGAAGGGCGCCTTTACCGGTGCGGCCAACCGCCGCAAGGGCGTCTTCGAGCTGGCCACGGGGGGCAGCCTGCTCCTGGACGAGATAGCC carries:
- a CDS encoding sigma-54 dependent transcriptional regulator; amino-acid sequence: MKLRPKVLLVDDDLGFCETACDGLLQEGYDARFANTGSEGVELFNTWHPDVVLLDQILPDTNGLELSRQFIQTDPGVKIIFITAYGSISDAVEAVKTGAYDYLTKPLEMEEFYLSVAKAFELIELERQQQIRSFQLSHTPANDQLTGNSPALRRIDRLVSLAAQSDSTLLITGETGVGKGVVARAIHRLSDRGEELLTLNCSAIPETLIESELFGHEKGAFTGAANRRKGVFELATGGSLLLDEIAEMPIRLQSKLLTVLEDRKIRRLGGSVEIPLNVRVIATTNRNLVEEIKQGRFREDLYYRLAVITIHVPPLRERPQDIRPLCRNLLHRLTDGAYTDLPPEQLQVLEAYHWPGNVRELRNVLERALILAGGGEPDPAVLIELVAAKAPAMMKDDEKPIRPLELVEREHIERALSLCGDNKTKAAKILGISLSTLRRRLSDYDGSNGP